Proteins encoded together in one Catellatospora citrea window:
- a CDS encoding phosphate-starvation-inducible PsiE family protein — protein sequence MADGTNLPDETESGAKLSGPDSGDSRPERRTLRILSTIEYALLYLTACVLLVVGALVLAVTVVAAVRSGLALPERLILVVEELLLVLIIVEVFATVMASLRGARFMLEPFLLVGVVAVVRHILSIVIRLAVVESPGEAWTRLVELGMDAFVVLALVGALVLNRWSLRRAVGA from the coding sequence ATGGCGGACGGAACGAATCTTCCGGACGAGACGGAGTCCGGCGCGAAGCTGTCGGGCCCGGACTCCGGCGATTCGCGCCCGGAGCGTCGCACGCTGCGCATCCTCTCCACGATCGAGTACGCACTGCTGTACCTCACCGCGTGCGTACTGCTCGTGGTCGGCGCGCTCGTCCTGGCAGTCACCGTCGTCGCCGCCGTACGCAGCGGCCTCGCGCTGCCGGAGCGGCTCATCCTCGTCGTGGAGGAGCTGCTTCTCGTTTTGATCATTGTGGAGGTCTTCGCCACCGTGATGGCCAGCCTGCGCGGCGCCCGGTTCATGCTGGAGCCATTCCTGCTCGTTGGCGTCGTAGCAGTGGTCCGGCACATCCTGTCGATCGTGATCCGGCTCGCGGTGGTGGAGAGCCCGGGGGAGGCGTGGACCAGGCTGGTCGAGCTCGGCATGGACGCGTTCGTGGTACTGGCGCTGGTCGGAGCGCTGGTCCTCAATCGCTGGTCGCTGCGGCGGGCGGTCGGGGCCTGA
- a CDS encoding UBP-type zinc finger domain-containing protein, whose amino-acid sequence MTYRNGLRQGDGPGMLRVRRPIHAAALGRSAMRYDATVIDPTVPPSGTGCVECDEVGGWWLHLRRCASCGHIGCCDNSPAQHATAHAAVTGHPVIRSFEPGEDWFWDYRTDSFMHGPPLAPPLHHPLDQPVPGPRGRVPADWRSRLNP is encoded by the coding sequence ATGACGTACCGGAACGGCCTGCGGCAAGGCGACGGCCCTGGCATGCTGAGGGTGCGGAGGCCAATACATGCCGCCGCGCTGGGTAGGTCAGCTATGAGATATGACGCGACAGTCATCGATCCGACGGTGCCGCCGAGTGGCACGGGATGCGTGGAATGCGACGAGGTCGGCGGCTGGTGGCTGCATCTGAGGCGCTGCGCGTCCTGCGGTCACATCGGATGCTGCGACAACTCTCCGGCTCAGCACGCCACGGCGCACGCCGCAGTGACCGGGCACCCCGTCATCCGCAGTTTCGAACCGGGCGAGGACTGGTTCTGGGACTACCGGACCGACTCGTTCATGCACGGGCCGCCGCTCGCCCCGCCACTGCATCATCCCCTCGATCAGCCCGTGCCCGGACCACGCGGCCGAGTGCCCGCAGACTGGCGGTCCCGACTCAACCCGTGA
- a CDS encoding NAD(P)-dependent alcohol dehydrogenase — protein sequence MKAIRLHAYHERPRVEDVADPAVHGPYDVLVDIGGAGLCRTDLHIVEGQWADRSKVPLPYTLGHENAGWIRQVGSAVEHLQPGDTVILHPLVTCGFCRACRAGDDVHCEASVFPGINADGGMAQVLRTHARSVVKLPDQTQPADVAALADAGLTAYHAVKKAVPLLYPGTTCVVMGAGGLGHIGIQCLRALTATRIVVLDPSEEALALTRQWGADETVRVDGKHVERVLELTEGKGAQVVLDFVGERGAERDSWAVTRSAGSHFVIGYGGTIEVPTIDVISTERNVIGNLVGSYNELAELMALTANGQVRLHTCTYPLDAVNDALDDLVAGRLRGRGILVPDRLG from the coding sequence GTGAAGGCGATCCGACTCCACGCGTACCACGAACGGCCGCGGGTCGAGGACGTCGCGGACCCGGCGGTCCACGGGCCGTACGACGTCCTCGTGGACATCGGCGGGGCCGGGCTGTGCCGCACCGACCTGCACATTGTGGAGGGGCAGTGGGCCGACCGCAGCAAGGTCCCGCTGCCCTACACGCTCGGTCATGAGAACGCCGGCTGGATCCGGCAGGTCGGCTCCGCCGTGGAGCACCTCCAGCCCGGCGACACCGTGATCCTGCATCCGCTGGTCACCTGTGGCTTCTGCCGGGCCTGTCGGGCCGGCGACGACGTCCACTGCGAGGCGAGCGTCTTCCCAGGCATCAACGCAGACGGCGGCATGGCGCAGGTTCTGCGTACCCACGCCCGCTCGGTCGTCAAGCTGCCGGACCAGACGCAGCCCGCCGACGTCGCCGCACTCGCCGACGCGGGCCTGACCGCATACCACGCCGTAAAGAAAGCCGTGCCGCTGCTCTACCCGGGGACCACGTGCGTGGTCATGGGAGCGGGCGGTCTCGGCCACATCGGCATCCAGTGCTTGCGGGCCCTGACCGCGACACGCATCGTGGTCCTCGACCCCAGCGAGGAGGCCCTCGCGCTGACCCGCCAGTGGGGCGCTGACGAGACCGTGCGGGTCGACGGCAAGCACGTCGAGCGGGTACTGGAGCTCACGGAAGGCAAGGGTGCGCAGGTCGTGCTCGACTTCGTGGGCGAGCGGGGCGCCGAGCGCGACTCGTGGGCCGTGACCCGGTCGGCCGGCAGCCACTTCGTCATTGGATACGGCGGTACGATCGAGGTTCCCACGATCGATGTCATCTCCACCGAGCGCAACGTGATCGGCAATCTCGTCGGCTCCTACAACGAACTCGCCGAGCTCATGGCGCTGACCGCCAACGGGCAGGTCCGTCTGCACACCTGCACCTATCCGCTAGACGCCGTCAATGATGCGTTGGACGATCTCGTGGCCGGTCGCCTGCGCGGTCGCGGCATCCTCGTGCCCGATCGCCTCGGATGA
- a CDS encoding DUF4231 domain-containing protein, with protein MPTSTEHVEDEPADVARQSAMAISREEYFKQRLDQYLKWYDKKAIQTKKLHFRMRTMAVLGGVVVPVLVNVDFPYARLVTTATSLVVASVVALESLYKYRDQWKNYRSTEQMLMHEKYYFQTRTGVYTGLDDQAAFSALVDRVEDLIAAENSATLNAMTHGTTTQATDHMAAVAGTGSLRPPVQRSDDAKGDAVNGEK; from the coding sequence GTGCCTACTTCGACCGAACATGTGGAAGATGAACCTGCGGATGTGGCTCGCCAATCCGCGATGGCGATCTCGAGGGAGGAGTACTTTAAGCAGCGCCTTGACCAGTACCTGAAGTGGTATGACAAAAAGGCGATACAAACGAAGAAGCTTCACTTCAGGATGCGCACCATGGCGGTACTAGGCGGCGTCGTCGTGCCGGTGCTCGTCAACGTGGACTTTCCCTACGCCCGCCTGGTCACTACAGCAACGAGTCTCGTGGTCGCCAGTGTCGTTGCGCTTGAAAGCCTTTACAAGTACCGAGATCAGTGGAAAAACTACCGATCTACCGAGCAGATGCTCATGCATGAGAAGTACTACTTTCAAACCCGGACAGGGGTGTATACCGGACTAGATGATCAAGCGGCGTTCTCTGCGCTTGTCGACCGCGTTGAGGACCTGATTGCCGCAGAGAACTCTGCCACTCTCAACGCCATGACGCATGGCACCACCACCCAGGCAACCGACCACATGGCTGCTGTCGCCGGGACTGGAAGCCTACGCCCGCCCGTTCAAAGGAGCGACGACGCCAAGGGCGACGCCGTCAATGGTGAGAAGTAG
- a CDS encoding DUF2335 domain-containing protein, which translates to MSDPLNGPTMELRVLPRARTGELVPEAVEADDEIDADSAAVELTTQEGEVILVDPEPMREMVQRELLVTMTRFQGPIPPPDALAAYEALLPGAADRLMAMAEREQQHRFMLERVETEAPFIAARRGQFLGFAIAGLVMACSLVMVLKDHEVAGGIIGGLDLLGLAALFVTSGRSARSSRDDTSGEASEEPSPGELE; encoded by the coding sequence ATGAGCGACCCGTTAAACGGCCCGACGATGGAACTACGAGTGCTGCCACGCGCAAGAACAGGCGAACTGGTACCTGAGGCCGTAGAGGCCGACGACGAGATCGACGCAGATTCCGCCGCTGTGGAGTTGACCACGCAGGAGGGCGAGGTAATCCTCGTCGATCCTGAGCCGATGCGTGAGATGGTCCAGCGGGAACTGCTGGTGACCATGACGCGGTTCCAGGGGCCAATACCTCCGCCGGATGCCCTCGCCGCCTACGAGGCCCTGCTACCCGGAGCGGCGGACCGGCTCATGGCAATGGCCGAACGTGAGCAGCAGCATCGATTCATGTTGGAAAGAGTCGAAACCGAAGCGCCGTTCATCGCCGCGCGCCGCGGGCAGTTCCTCGGGTTCGCGATAGCAGGACTGGTTATGGCTTGCTCGCTGGTCATGGTCCTGAAAGATCACGAAGTCGCGGGCGGCATCATCGGAGGATTGGATCTGCTCGGCCTAGCCGCGTTGTTCGTCACGTCTGGCCGCTCGGCGCGGTCCAGCCGTGACGACACGAGCGGCGAAGCGTCAGAGGAGCCGTCACCCGGGGAACTGGAGTAG
- a CDS encoding SDH family Clp fold serine proteinase has translation MKDTIVEEDEPRSGRGDDDGRETAPHTPHRPDTPDQRTSEDDRTGEAGTQAGPGRAPRQTRQLPQDRGEGRLGALLRTPLYAAENADRYQRQDLIRAYEDLTGATLIVVIDAIFHPTMTYLEELLCNVDASKPIHLLLASPGGDGETAIRMVRSIQARCSELTVVIPDMAKSAATLLCLGADRILMGPAGDLGPVDPQFPIGRGLVGAKEIVAAVDEAEERINGSPESYALFASLLADVNMIMVRQARSALDRSGALVREALGCAHGRSLSEVDKLTETLQAPLIDEPASHGTVVSAAQAAEFGLPVESLDVQSEQWHLIWALWTRYFSLGCFPAGGTAVYEGRRASKTITPAPYPLGAQPSDDNK, from the coding sequence TTGAAGGACACGATTGTCGAAGAGGACGAGCCGCGTTCAGGAAGGGGAGACGACGATGGCCGCGAAACCGCACCACACACCCCTCACCGACCCGACACACCTGACCAGCGAACATCAGAAGATGATCGAACTGGCGAAGCAGGCACGCAGGCAGGCCCAGGACGCGCGCCGCGACAAACCCGTCAGCTTCCGCAAGACCGTGGGGAAGGTCGGCTAGGAGCGCTGCTGCGCACGCCGCTCTACGCTGCAGAAAACGCCGACCGCTACCAGCGCCAGGACCTGATCCGGGCATACGAGGACCTGACCGGGGCGACTCTGATAGTCGTCATCGACGCGATCTTCCACCCCACGATGACCTACCTCGAAGAGCTGCTCTGCAATGTCGACGCCAGCAAACCCATCCACCTGCTGCTGGCCTCTCCGGGCGGTGACGGCGAGACCGCCATCCGGATGGTGCGGTCGATCCAGGCGCGCTGCAGCGAACTGACCGTGGTCATCCCCGACATGGCCAAGAGCGCCGCTACTCTGCTCTGCCTGGGCGCCGACCGGATCCTCATGGGGCCCGCGGGCGATCTCGGCCCGGTGGATCCGCAGTTCCCGATCGGCCGTGGCCTGGTCGGCGCCAAAGAGATCGTCGCCGCGGTCGATGAGGCCGAAGAGCGCATCAACGGCAGCCCCGAGTCCTACGCGCTGTTCGCCAGCCTCCTGGCCGACGTAAACATGATCATGGTGCGGCAGGCGCGCAGCGCCCTCGACCGAAGCGGAGCACTCGTACGCGAGGCCCTCGGCTGCGCGCACGGACGCAGCCTCAGTGAAGTCGACAAACTCACCGAGACGCTGCAAGCACCCCTCATCGACGAGCCGGCCAGCCACGGCACGGTGGTCTCGGCAGCCCAAGCCGCGGAATTCGGCCTGCCGGTCGAGTCCCTCGACGTGCAGTCAGAGCAGTGGCACCTCATCTGGGCGCTGTGGACCAGGTACTTCTCCCTCGGATGCTTCCCCGCCGGCGGCACCGCGGTCTACGAAGGCCGCCGAGCATCCAAGACGATCACACCCGCCCCATACCCTCTGGGCGCACAGCCAAGCGACGACAACAAGTAG
- a CDS encoding DUF4365 domain-containing protein → MSENVNRLGVAIVSIACHRLEWFFREQATSDQGIDAHIEEAPAEVGTGRLLALQIKSGSSQFKEATENGWVFRFDAKKAALWLGHALPVLIVLVDVENEVAYWERISSRTVVSTGENFKVEVPRHQVLSAAQQEWHDLASGLESKALARFDLAVTQLPPAVRRVLESAPSAERTDAAILAFHLAEGRNNPRGTAQSLLAMSPGWIQRLGARGWHALACYTSAHDALDLSAEAFELAADQASEGAGGFLAAAAINVRNHDVDRARDLVQRAGVTGEVPVSVAVASVLIEYEVSRVIALPPILSADSPDVRRNQVAQSLLSDHASRAGDFDGACDHARLSLQAEPENTSCMAHLARALIRRSNSDRWRVGDLAEAIRLLEAALDQRRAWTGPTQDILASLVQAYAFTGEFDFMLERCLPSPEGTASLDEADDPFVRRNALIAAHFAGRLDLVPDLSGRLAGTAEDRIAQVRAGTLALTAEQLVELWCEELTRSLDDQDHAGAATATVVLASLGHDAGAQIAPLVQALIIPADYSHLASALIAAKGDLDLALPSLRSLARRDLIAAEYLIRLLMGAGREVEAAQMCHSLYTQSGNPFFLIERARCLIHGNDATAESAALEAVGSTSHFPMDRADLYTYLAKQAGNRDNWDAAEKFQTQAVALRLSPPAVAVWNLVLTQLSQGKAKRAAGTIAQHRPAVNTRDEAELWLRANSMVQWDQAMASQALTLASRFDDPQLSAALLGNIISLTHGVDDKATDADPDNEDLIEAGIDLEQRRRLAHRPVPADLHREAFAAMQQIATKFGDEAGFSFVQGEPEQLVEKIAAMARERAASTSKLGEIVVAAREATIPMGVASGILNKGLTSLLVDQTLGPLISGAADDAEHEIDMADALRAMDGEVAVDASALFVLSGMSNADWLEGQFMALQVPVQIMWDVHRASYDARSSASSPGTLGWDGRDESLTRWDLDDMEFIRRLRRAQRVEDFVQHLAGRPVRSLPLFEEVGWLTPRTSCFDSIQLAHDQGIALWSDDIALRRLARFKGVPSFGTPALVDVLRDQALLRSATSAAQDDALRQVTAANQELAHNMVVDVVLHLDDLLVVAERDGWRPLAGALAISRASWWAWQVTPIQDILNLLEAVAHNRPAALSDWQYAAMLGAARAYEPVEAKTRMLASLALLGHSGDAPSVDIIARGMLCARRAAKDLALLDPLEQVHASAASLHLAGRCADPQALATAVLARVEQLADEGTASP, encoded by the coding sequence ATGAGCGAAAATGTGAACCGCCTAGGCGTCGCAATCGTTTCGATCGCCTGCCACAGGCTTGAATGGTTCTTCCGGGAGCAGGCGACCAGCGACCAAGGTATCGATGCCCATATCGAAGAAGCCCCTGCCGAGGTTGGCACCGGCCGCCTACTCGCGTTGCAGATCAAATCTGGCAGCAGTCAATTCAAGGAAGCGACCGAGAACGGGTGGGTGTTCCGTTTCGATGCGAAGAAGGCCGCATTGTGGCTCGGACACGCTCTCCCGGTATTGATCGTGCTGGTAGATGTCGAGAACGAGGTAGCTTACTGGGAGCGGATCTCAAGCCGGACAGTGGTATCGACGGGGGAGAATTTTAAAGTCGAGGTTCCCCGGCACCAGGTTCTCTCGGCAGCTCAACAGGAGTGGCACGACCTCGCTAGCGGGCTGGAGTCCAAGGCTCTTGCTCGGTTTGACCTGGCCGTCACGCAACTCCCGCCAGCAGTACGGCGAGTGCTTGAGTCGGCTCCTAGTGCTGAGCGAACTGATGCCGCGATCCTTGCCTTCCACCTGGCCGAGGGACGTAACAATCCCCGCGGAACGGCGCAGTCGCTCCTCGCGATGTCACCGGGATGGATCCAACGGCTGGGAGCACGAGGGTGGCACGCCCTCGCCTGCTATACCTCAGCACACGACGCCTTGGATCTCAGCGCTGAGGCTTTCGAACTCGCTGCTGACCAGGCTTCGGAGGGAGCGGGGGGCTTCTTGGCAGCTGCTGCGATAAATGTTCGAAACCACGATGTCGACCGGGCGCGAGACCTTGTTCAGCGGGCAGGCGTGACGGGCGAGGTACCAGTGTCGGTCGCCGTGGCCTCTGTGCTCATCGAATACGAAGTGAGCCGGGTTATCGCACTGCCGCCGATCTTGTCCGCCGATAGTCCTGACGTGCGGCGCAACCAGGTAGCTCAGAGTCTTCTAAGTGATCATGCCAGCCGTGCCGGGGACTTCGATGGAGCTTGTGACCACGCCCGTTTGTCACTGCAGGCTGAGCCCGAGAACACCTCGTGCATGGCGCACCTCGCACGGGCGCTCATACGGCGGTCCAACAGTGACCGGTGGCGGGTCGGTGACCTGGCTGAGGCGATAAGGCTGTTGGAGGCAGCTCTCGACCAGCGGCGAGCGTGGACCGGTCCGACGCAGGACATCCTGGCTTCGCTGGTGCAGGCTTATGCGTTCACCGGCGAGTTCGATTTCATGCTGGAACGGTGCTTGCCCTCCCCGGAAGGGACGGCGAGCTTGGATGAGGCAGATGATCCCTTTGTGCGTCGGAACGCATTGATTGCTGCACATTTCGCAGGCCGACTTGATCTGGTGCCCGACCTTTCGGGGAGACTCGCCGGGACCGCAGAAGACCGCATTGCACAGGTTCGAGCGGGAACGTTGGCGCTGACAGCCGAGCAGCTGGTGGAGCTGTGGTGCGAGGAGCTGACCCGCTCGCTCGACGATCAGGACCACGCGGGGGCGGCTACTGCCACGGTGGTGTTGGCGTCGCTGGGTCACGATGCTGGGGCGCAGATCGCACCGCTCGTGCAGGCGTTGATCATCCCCGCCGACTATTCGCACCTAGCGTCGGCGCTGATCGCCGCCAAGGGGGACTTGGACCTCGCGTTGCCGTCGTTGCGCAGCCTGGCTCGCCGGGACCTGATAGCCGCAGAGTATCTGATTCGGCTTCTGATGGGCGCTGGCCGTGAAGTCGAGGCAGCTCAAATGTGCCACAGTCTGTACACCCAGAGCGGCAATCCGTTCTTCCTCATCGAACGGGCGCGCTGCTTAATTCACGGCAACGATGCGACTGCGGAAAGTGCCGCGCTTGAAGCGGTCGGCTCGACATCGCATTTTCCGATGGATCGTGCCGATCTATACACCTACCTGGCGAAGCAGGCAGGCAATCGCGATAATTGGGATGCCGCCGAGAAGTTTCAGACACAGGCTGTTGCTCTTCGCTTGAGTCCGCCCGCCGTCGCGGTCTGGAATCTTGTGCTCACGCAGCTGAGTCAGGGTAAGGCCAAACGCGCCGCAGGAACGATCGCTCAGCACCGCCCTGCGGTGAACACCCGCGACGAGGCAGAACTCTGGCTGCGAGCCAACTCGATGGTTCAGTGGGATCAGGCGATGGCCTCACAGGCATTGACGCTCGCCAGCCGATTTGACGACCCGCAGCTGTCGGCCGCCCTGCTGGGAAACATCATCAGCCTGACGCATGGCGTGGACGACAAGGCCACGGACGCAGATCCCGACAACGAAGACCTGATCGAAGCGGGGATCGACCTCGAGCAGCGTCGCCGCCTGGCTCACCGTCCTGTTCCGGCCGACTTGCATCGTGAAGCCTTCGCTGCGATGCAGCAGATCGCGACGAAGTTCGGCGACGAGGCCGGCTTTTCCTTCGTTCAGGGTGAGCCCGAACAACTGGTCGAGAAGATCGCCGCGATGGCGAGGGAGAGAGCTGCGTCGACCTCGAAGCTTGGCGAGATAGTCGTGGCCGCACGTGAGGCCACCATCCCGATGGGGGTGGCGTCCGGCATTCTCAACAAGGGGCTCACCTCCCTACTCGTGGACCAAACTCTAGGCCCTCTCATATCCGGCGCTGCCGACGACGCCGAGCACGAGATCGACATGGCTGACGCCCTGCGGGCTATGGATGGTGAGGTCGCAGTCGATGCGTCGGCGTTGTTCGTCCTGAGCGGTATGTCAAATGCGGATTGGCTCGAAGGTCAGTTCATGGCGCTTCAGGTGCCGGTTCAGATCATGTGGGATGTGCATCGGGCGTCATACGATGCTCGCAGCTCGGCTAGCAGTCCAGGGACCTTGGGGTGGGACGGGCGCGATGAGTCGCTTACCCGCTGGGATCTTGATGACATGGAGTTCATTCGACGGTTGCGTCGCGCACAACGGGTCGAAGACTTTGTCCAGCATCTTGCAGGGCGGCCTGTGCGCAGTCTTCCGCTGTTCGAGGAAGTGGGCTGGCTGACGCCGCGCACTTCCTGCTTCGACTCGATACAACTCGCTCACGATCAAGGTATTGCTCTTTGGTCTGATGACATCGCACTGCGACGCCTCGCCCGGTTCAAAGGCGTGCCGAGCTTTGGTACGCCTGCCCTTGTTGACGTCCTACGCGACCAGGCACTGCTGCGATCGGCGACAAGCGCGGCCCAGGACGATGCTTTGAGGCAGGTCACGGCGGCGAACCAGGAGCTCGCGCACAACATGGTCGTTGACGTCGTCTTACATCTCGATGATCTACTGGTCGTAGCCGAGCGGGACGGGTGGCGGCCGCTGGCTGGCGCGCTAGCGATCTCGCGTGCTTCGTGGTGGGCATGGCAGGTGACTCCGATTCAAGACATTCTCAACCTGCTTGAGGCAGTGGCACACAATCGACCTGCAGCGCTGTCGGATTGGCAATACGCTGCGATGTTGGGAGCCGCGCGCGCGTACGAGCCCGTCGAAGCCAAGACCCGGATGCTTGCGAGCTTGGCGCTGCTGGGACACAGCGGTGATGCGCCATCCGTCGACATCATTGCACGAGGGATGCTGTGCGCTCGGCGAGCAGCGAAGGACCTTGCTTTGCTCGATCCGCTGGAGCAGGTACATGCCTCTGCGGCTTCTCTGCATTTGGCAGGACGGTGCGCAGATCCGCAGGCGCTAGCAACCGCCGTCTTGGCTCGTGTCGAGCAGCTAGCTGATGAGGGGACGGCAAGTCCGTAG
- a CDS encoding HNH endonuclease — MFTVFEYRCAFCGFDGLLGGRPVGPEAAHVRLWSYGGSDQLDNLICLCTIHHKLLDKGVFGVSDDRRITVSAGSLPAAPRAASPYSTSSGIT; from the coding sequence GTGTTCACCGTCTTCGAGTACCGGTGCGCGTTCTGCGGCTTCGACGGCCTGCTCGGCGGACGCCCCGTCGGCCCGGAAGCCGCGCACGTGCGCTTGTGGTCCTACGGCGGCTCCGACCAACTCGATAACCTCATCTGCTTGTGCACGATCCACCACAAACTCCTCGACAAAGGCGTCTTCGGCGTCAGCGACGACCGGCGCATCACGGTCTCCGCGGGTTCGTTGCCCGCAGCACCGCGAGCCGCCAGCCCGTACTCGACCTCGTCGGGCATAACATGA